The following are encoded in a window of Pukyongiella litopenaei genomic DNA:
- the scpB gene encoding SMC-Scp complex subunit ScpB: protein MRPEKKSKDRPEPQIDRELANLPPELRWREWMRRIEAVLFASASPVPREDLARIVGQAASVDLLVEDLAADLEGRAFEIAMVAGAWMFRTRTAYAPAIRAAADVSDQLLDLNEFDVAILAAIAYHQPITRDGLKDIFGKEISRDLIGRLHAHGLIGTGPRAPRRGAPYTFVTTDAFLSAFGMESLRDLPDAEQLNDAGLAARP from the coding sequence ATGCGACCAGAAAAGAAGTCGAAGGACCGCCCCGAACCCCAGATTGACCGCGAATTGGCCAACCTGCCGCCGGAATTGCGCTGGCGGGAATGGATGCGCCGGATCGAGGCGGTGCTGTTTGCCTCTGCCTCGCCTGTACCGCGCGAAGATCTGGCGCGCATAGTGGGGCAGGCGGCCTCGGTTGATCTGCTGGTCGAGGATCTGGCCGCCGATCTGGAGGGGCGGGCGTTTGAGATTGCCATGGTCGCAGGGGCGTGGATGTTCCGGACACGGACCGCTTACGCGCCTGCGATCCGCGCCGCTGCTGATGTGAGCGACCAACTGCTGGACCTGAACGAGTTCGACGTCGCGATTTTGGCGGCGATCGCCTACCACCAGCCGATCACCCGCGACGGGCTGAAGGATATCTTTGGCAAAGAGATCAGCCGGGATCTGATCGGGCGGCTGCATGCACACGGTCTGATTGGAACTGGGCCGCGCGCGCCGCGTCGTGGTGCCCCCTATACCTTCGTGACCACAGACGCGTTCCTCTCAGCTTTCGGGATGGAGAGCTTGCGCGACCTGCCAGACGCTGAACAGCTGAATGACGCTGGGCTGGCCGCGCGCCCTTGA
- a CDS encoding TniQ family protein has protein sequence MPAPGELLSSWLHRLAYANGIPPHYFGALLGAPGQNWSARLDRAMPDRILQFLGEHTHIPLEDIAALTIAPDSLARLRLPLRASPQQSCAPKTQATWLQFCPACLAEDETPYFRRGWSLATRVSCFRHGCRLRDKCPSCGQGLAPFSQKRLVPHQICAWCSTALCKRTRPAANGVRRLERLIDDLLRLHAAGHRMAEGRSLPDLLGSACFQFGNQRMSIARLPHRDRYHLLRQLTEGRSTPFGTRRSPAISYWKRVAQAAPAWSGLVTSFSDAVLPRPKAGPCSTTAGPHLADLVQAAARLHQQRQVP, from the coding sequence ATGCCCGCACCAGGTGAACTTCTGTCGAGCTGGCTGCACCGCCTCGCTTACGCAAACGGCATACCTCCGCACTATTTTGGTGCGCTTCTCGGAGCGCCAGGTCAGAACTGGTCGGCACGTCTTGATCGAGCGATGCCAGATCGCATTCTGCAGTTTCTGGGAGAACATACCCACATACCCTTGGAAGACATCGCGGCTCTGACCATTGCTCCTGACTCCTTGGCCCGGTTGCGTTTGCCCCTGCGGGCATCGCCTCAGCAGAGTTGCGCACCAAAGACGCAGGCGACCTGGCTGCAATTCTGCCCGGCCTGTCTGGCGGAAGACGAAACGCCCTATTTTCGCCGAGGCTGGAGCCTGGCGACACGCGTTTCTTGCTTTCGTCACGGTTGTCGGCTTCGAGACAAGTGCCCGTCTTGCGGACAAGGATTGGCTCCGTTCAGCCAGAAGCGTCTTGTGCCGCATCAGATCTGCGCCTGGTGCAGCACGGCCCTCTGCAAACGCACCCGTCCCGCCGCCAACGGAGTTCGGCGTCTGGAGCGCCTGATCGACGATCTGCTTCGTTTGCATGCAGCAGGGCATCGAATGGCAGAGGGGCGATCACTCCCGGACCTTCTTGGATCAGCCTGCTTTCAATTTGGTAATCAGCGCATGTCCATCGCGCGCCTCCCTCATCGAGATCGCTATCATCTGCTTCGGCAATTGACGGAAGGGCGGTCGACGCCTTTCGGAACGCGAAGAAGTCCCGCGATCTCTTATTGGAAACGCGTCGCTCAGGCTGCGCCAGCTTGGAGCGGACTGGTCACATCCTTCAGCGATGCCGTCCTGCCTCGGCCCAAAGCTGGGCCTTGCTCTACCACCGCTGGCCCGCATTTGGCGGATCTCGTTCAGGCGGCCGCGCGGCTCCATCAGCAGCGGCAGGTGCCCTGA
- a CDS encoding IS3 family transposase (programmed frameshift), which translates to MNKKSGTSKDAADKLVKGIKRKTRKHYSAEEKIRIVLAGMRGEESIAALCRREGISESLYYTWSKEFLEAGKQRLAGDTARQATSPEVKELRSESAALKEAVADLTLENRLLKKKHDRGWGVRGMRYPASEKLEIIRTVEASHLPARQTLAMLGIPRTTYYRWYDRWSEGGLDALEDTPSHPGSVWNRLPDETRADIIEFALEHEDLTPLELAVKYTDEKQYFVSESSVYRILKAEDLVTAPAHIVMKAANEFRDKTTRPNELWQTDFTYLKVLGWGWFYLSTILDDYSRHIIAWKLCTTMKAEDVTDTLDLALEASGCDCATVVAKPRLLSDNGASYIAGDLADYLDEKGMDHIRGAPYHPQTQGKIERWHQTMKNRVLLEHYFLPGDLERQIGAFVEYYNNQRYHESLGNLTPADVYYGRAEQILKQREEIKRKTMLTRRLRHETETA; encoded by the exons ATGAACAAGAAATCCGGAACATCGAAGGACGCGGCCGACAAGCTGGTCAAAGGGATCAAGCGCAAGACGCGCAAGCATTATTCTGCTGAAGAGAAGATCAGGATCGTGCTGGCGGGTATGCGCGGCGAGGAGAGTATCGCCGCGCTGTGTCGCCGGGAAGGCATCAGCGAGAGCCTGTATTACACTTGGTCGAAGGAATTCCTCGAAGCGGGCAAGCAACGCCTGGCCGGGGATACTGCCCGCCAGGCGACATCGCCTGAGGTCAAGGAGCTGCGCTCGGAATCGGCCGCGCTCAAGGAAGCCGTTGCTGATCTGACTCTGGAAAACCGTCTGCTCA AAAAAAAGCATGATCGGGGATGGGGAGTACGAGGCATGAGGTATCCTGCATCGGAAAAGCTGGAGATCATCCGCACCGTCGAAGCCTCGCATCTGCCCGCCCGTCAGACGCTGGCCATGCTCGGCATTCCACGCACGACCTATTACCGCTGGTATGACCGCTGGTCCGAGGGTGGGCTTGACGCGCTTGAGGACACGCCGTCCCATCCGGGGTCTGTGTGGAACCGCCTCCCGGATGAGACCCGGGCGGACATTATCGAGTTTGCACTCGAACATGAGGATCTGACGCCCCTTGAGCTGGCGGTGAAGTACACCGATGAGAAGCAGTATTTTGTCTCGGAATCGTCAGTTTACCGCATCCTGAAGGCGGAAGATCTGGTGACGGCACCGGCGCATATCGTGATGAAGGCGGCCAATGAGTTCCGGGATAAAACCACGCGCCCCAACGAGCTGTGGCAAACTGACTTCACCTATCTGAAGGTTTTGGGCTGGGGCTGGTTCTATCTCAGCACCATCCTGGACGATTACAGCCGTCACATCATCGCCTGGAAGCTCTGCACCACGATGAAAGCCGAAGACGTGACCGACACGCTCGACCTTGCGCTGGAGGCCTCGGGATGTGACTGCGCAACCGTGGTCGCCAAGCCAAGACTTCTCAGCGACAACGGTGCCTCTTACATCGCGGGGGACTTGGCGGATTACCTCGACGAAAAGGGCATGGATCATATCCGCGGCGCACCCTACCACCCACAGACCCAAGGCAAGATCGAACGGTGGCACCAGACCATGAAGAACCGTGTCCTGCTGGAGCATTACTTTCTGCCCGGTGATCTCGAGCGCCAGATCGGGGCCTTCGTCGAATACTACAACAACCAACGCTACCATGAGAGCCTTGGGAACCTGACGCCCGCTGACGTCTATTACGGGCGCGCAGAGCAGATCCTGAAACAGCGAGAGGAGATCAAACGAAAAACCATGCTCACCCGGCGCTTGCGCCACGAAACTGAAACCGCATAA
- a CDS encoding DUF1403 family protein, translating into MTFARDIRTSDPETIPRMPAWVIATRVETLEDVAFLSGAALTHLYHVFARDDVPQALLRDRLALHAAEACVALSGRMERAGELRDAVHLLRPGDLPGPAGETYLAWRRAVERSVSVKALSRALPTIESCQIATWLDAGNGAPLTRTAVVLDAVLTEAPRAEVPALILADAALAQALGWDHVVPLLAAGLKRTDLRKRGHDLRLACHRAVTASAVEATRLAVDLSRRAALLKGVAPKLRAKGAGEAVEIFLTQDAVAPAALPLPDRAARRLCDRLVDLGAIRELTGRDTFRLYGV; encoded by the coding sequence ATGACGTTTGCTCGCGACATCCGCACCAGCGACCCTGAAACGATACCCCGGATGCCAGCCTGGGTTATCGCCACACGGGTTGAAACCCTTGAAGATGTGGCGTTTTTGTCAGGTGCAGCGCTTACTCACCTGTATCATGTGTTTGCACGAGACGATGTCCCCCAAGCATTGTTGCGGGACCGGCTGGCCCTGCACGCCGCAGAGGCATGCGTGGCGCTTTCCGGTCGGATGGAGAGGGCGGGGGAATTGCGCGACGCGGTGCACCTCCTGCGTCCCGGCGACCTTCCCGGTCCGGCAGGCGAAACCTACCTTGCCTGGCGTCGCGCGGTGGAACGGTCGGTGTCGGTCAAGGCTTTGAGCCGAGCTTTACCGACCATCGAGTCTTGCCAGATCGCCACGTGGCTGGATGCGGGAAATGGGGCACCGCTGACCCGTACCGCGGTGGTGCTGGATGCTGTCCTGACGGAGGCACCCCGTGCCGAAGTCCCGGCCTTAATCCTCGCGGACGCCGCCCTCGCCCAGGCGCTTGGTTGGGATCATGTCGTGCCGCTGCTGGCCGCGGGTTTGAAACGCACAGACCTGCGCAAGCGGGGCCACGATTTGCGCCTAGCCTGTCATCGCGCTGTGACCGCATCCGCGGTCGAGGCCACGCGTCTGGCTGTCGACCTCTCGCGTCGGGCTGCGCTTTTGAAAGGGGTTGCGCCAAAGCTTCGAGCCAAAGGGGCCGGGGAGGCGGTTGAGATCTTCCTGACACAGGATGCGGTGGCCCCCGCGGCCTTGCCTTTGCCGGATCGCGCCGCGCGGCGACTCTGCGACCGGCTGGTCGATCTTGGCGCCATCCGCGAATTGACCGGCCGCGACACCTTCCGGCTGTACGGGGTGTAG
- a CDS encoding response regulator, with amino-acid sequence MGPPPHILIVDDHAQIRESVARFLEKNGMRTTVARDAVEMDAKLATGHFDLLVLDVMMPGEDGLSVCRRLAPEGDLPIIMLTALGEETDRIVGLEIGADDYLAKPFNPRELLARIKSVLRRSNRDEPVAGSLAGRKVSFAHWILDTDRQVLIDESTTETPLTTSEFKLLTVLLERARMVLSRDQLLDLTAGRTAGPMDRTIDNQISRLRRKIEPDVLRPSVIKTVRNGGYCLAADVEDAP; translated from the coding sequence ATGGGACCGCCACCTCATATCCTTATCGTGGACGACCACGCTCAGATACGCGAAAGCGTCGCGCGCTTCCTGGAGAAGAACGGAATGCGCACGACCGTCGCCAGGGATGCCGTGGAGATGGATGCCAAGCTGGCCACTGGTCACTTCGACCTCCTCGTGCTCGATGTCATGATGCCGGGCGAGGACGGTTTGTCGGTTTGCCGCAGACTTGCGCCAGAGGGTGATCTTCCGATCATCATGCTGACGGCGCTTGGTGAGGAAACGGATCGGATCGTGGGTCTGGAAATCGGTGCGGACGATTATCTCGCCAAGCCGTTCAATCCACGAGAACTGCTCGCCCGCATCAAGTCGGTTCTTCGGAGAAGCAACCGCGACGAACCTGTGGCCGGAAGCCTCGCTGGGAGGAAAGTCTCTTTTGCGCACTGGATACTGGATACCGACCGGCAGGTGCTGATTGACGAGTCCACCACCGAGACCCCATTGACGACCTCCGAGTTCAAATTGCTGACGGTCCTGCTGGAACGCGCGAGGATGGTGCTCAGCCGTGACCAGTTGCTTGACCTGACCGCTGGTCGGACGGCAGGCCCGATGGATCGCACCATCGACAATCAGATCAGCCGTCTCCGCCGCAAAATCGAGCCGGATGTACTTAGGCCCAGTGTCATCAAAACGGTGCGGAACGGCGGATACTGTCTGGCTGCCGATGTCGAGGATGCGCCGTGA
- a CDS encoding heme lyase CcmF/NrfE family subunit — protein sequence MVPEIGHFALALALALALVQSVLPIAGASRRNAVWMKSAQATAIGQVLFVAIAFAALMQAFIVSDFTVRNVVENSHSLKPMLYKVAGTWGSHEGSLLLWILILAVFGAGVAWFGSNIPAETKARTLSVQAWISVGFLSFLLLTSNPFERVFPPPLDGNDLNPLLQDMGLAMHPPLLYFGYVGFSIVFSFAVAALLEGRVDPAWARWVRPWTLAAWVSLTAGIALGSWWAYYELGWGGWWFWDPVENVSFMPWLLGTALLHSAIVTEKRDAFKSWTILLAILTFSLSLLGTFIVRSGLLTSVHAFAVDPERGLYILGLLAVSIGGSLALYAWRAPEMEPGGLFRPISREAGLLVNNLILAAATGTVLFGTLYPLILEAVTGDKISVGPPFFNAAFIPMMLALVVFMGLGPFLSWKRADIAGLLDRIQFVAVLAVIAASAAWYLLNGGPIMAYLAILGAAWLLFATLREWALRIRLFEVSLAESARRVRNLPRASHGMTLAHAGVAVLMMGMIGSTGWKSEEIVFAAPGTEVTIAGFDITFEGAAKVQGPNYIADRGTLVVRRDGELVTTLFPERRYYPVAESQTTESAIRSTLAGDLYTSIATPASDQVNNAGAWTLRILYEPLVNLIWIGSILLVIGGCLSLSDRRLRVGAPRRAKQPATDAVPAE from the coding sequence ATGGTCCCGGAAATTGGTCACTTCGCACTGGCCCTCGCACTGGCGCTTGCGCTTGTTCAGAGTGTTCTACCGATTGCAGGTGCGTCGCGTAGAAATGCCGTCTGGATGAAATCCGCCCAGGCGACGGCAATAGGACAAGTGCTGTTTGTGGCCATCGCCTTCGCAGCGCTGATGCAGGCTTTCATCGTCAGCGATTTTACCGTCAGGAACGTCGTCGAGAACTCCCATTCGCTCAAGCCAATGCTCTACAAGGTGGCCGGGACCTGGGGCAGCCATGAGGGTTCGCTGCTGCTCTGGATCCTGATACTCGCGGTGTTCGGCGCGGGCGTCGCCTGGTTCGGATCGAACATCCCCGCCGAGACCAAGGCGCGCACCTTGTCGGTGCAGGCGTGGATCAGCGTCGGCTTCCTGTCCTTCCTGCTGCTGACGTCGAACCCCTTCGAGCGGGTGTTTCCGCCGCCGCTCGACGGCAATGACCTCAACCCGTTGCTTCAGGACATGGGTCTCGCCATGCACCCGCCGCTCTTGTATTTCGGGTATGTCGGCTTCTCCATCGTGTTTTCCTTTGCCGTTGCGGCTCTTCTGGAAGGGCGCGTCGATCCGGCCTGGGCCAGATGGGTCCGCCCGTGGACATTGGCCGCGTGGGTCAGCCTTACGGCAGGTATCGCTCTTGGATCGTGGTGGGCCTATTATGAACTGGGCTGGGGCGGCTGGTGGTTCTGGGACCCGGTCGAGAACGTGAGCTTCATGCCCTGGCTTCTGGGCACGGCGCTGCTGCATTCCGCCATCGTCACCGAAAAGCGCGACGCGTTCAAAAGCTGGACCATCCTACTTGCCATCCTGACTTTCTCGCTTTCGCTGCTCGGGACGTTCATCGTCCGGTCAGGCCTGCTTACATCCGTGCATGCCTTCGCCGTCGATCCAGAGCGCGGGCTTTACATTCTGGGTCTGCTGGCCGTGTCCATCGGTGGGTCGCTGGCGCTCTACGCCTGGCGGGCGCCCGAAATGGAGCCGGGTGGTCTGTTTCGCCCGATCAGCCGCGAGGCCGGGCTGCTCGTGAACAACCTCATTCTGGCCGCCGCTACGGGAACGGTCCTGTTCGGGACGCTTTATCCACTGATCCTGGAGGCTGTCACCGGGGACAAGATCTCGGTCGGTCCACCTTTCTTCAACGCGGCCTTCATTCCGATGATGCTGGCACTGGTCGTGTTCATGGGTCTTGGTCCATTCCTGTCGTGGAAGCGGGCTGATATCGCCGGTTTGCTCGATCGCATCCAATTCGTGGCCGTGCTGGCGGTCATTGCAGCCTCGGCCGCATGGTATCTTCTGAACGGTGGGCCGATCATGGCCTATCTTGCCATCCTCGGCGCAGCGTGGCTGCTTTTTGCGACCCTGCGGGAATGGGCGCTACGCATCCGTCTGTTCGAGGTTTCCCTTGCAGAGAGCGCGAGACGCGTGCGCAACCTGCCACGCGCCTCTCACGGTATGACGCTTGCCCATGCCGGCGTCGCTGTGTTGATGATGGGGATGATCGGCTCGACCGGATGGAAGAGTGAGGAGATCGTCTTTGCCGCCCCCGGGACCGAAGTCACGATCGCCGGGTTCGACATCACCTTCGAAGGGGCCGCAAAGGTTCAAGGGCCGAACTACATCGCGGATCGCGGCACCCTTGTGGTGCGTCGGGATGGCGAATTGGTCACGACACTTTTCCCGGAACGGCGGTATTACCCGGTCGCGGAAAGCCAGACGACGGAGTCGGCCATCCGCTCCACATTGGCGGGTGATCTCTATACGTCGATTGCAACGCCAGCCTCCGATCAAGTGAACAACGCCGGAGCATGGACCCTTCGGATCCTCTATGAACCGCTCGTCAACCTGATCTGGATCGGCTCGATCCTGCTGGTGATCGGTGGCTGTTTGTCCTTGTCGGATCGCCGTTTGAGGGTCGGGGCGCCGCGCCGTGCCAAACAGCCAGCCACCGATGCCGTTCCTGCCGAGTAG
- a CDS encoding ATP-binding protein, with protein MRRAMRSLSGQLILLVVAALVVAQVISLFLFADERSLAIRAALGFEAAGRAANVARLIEEAPLDLQDSILRAANSPLIRFDLSDAPIVDHTGHSDGGIVEARIRALMDDSYSRDIRVELHEVEGELRPLPNLSDEMTEMHLAMMRGELTAVEMNLSIAIKGARWLNVGTRFERPPIQWPFYSMLTFGISAGLLLVAIFWFVMTRLTRPLRHLSKAADHLGRGEDVGELAVTGPTEVRDLTVAFNRMQRRLSRFVSDRTRMLAALGHDLRSPLTAMRVRAELVDEEETRDSLIASVEEMQSMVEATLTFARGLTGSEGAEVVDLRNFLDSLCSDMAAHCTFAPSDDVAVRLRPNAFRRALRNLLENAVRYGGAAKVSWATHGSNLVLNIDDNGPGIPVDQLEKVFDPFYRLEQSRSLETGGYGLGLSIARTIVQSHGGDIQLVNQNSAGLRAVVTIPLDETELIEGETDETERVDPAVAGQLARQHGAG; from the coding sequence ATGCGCCGTGCGATGAGATCTCTGAGCGGCCAATTGATCCTGCTTGTGGTCGCGGCACTTGTCGTGGCCCAGGTGATCAGCCTGTTCCTGTTCGCCGACGAGCGCAGCCTTGCGATTCGTGCAGCTTTAGGATTCGAGGCCGCGGGTCGCGCAGCGAATGTCGCGCGGTTGATCGAAGAGGCCCCGCTGGATCTGCAGGACTCGATCCTTCGCGCGGCAAATTCGCCTCTGATCCGGTTCGATCTGTCGGACGCTCCGATCGTGGATCACACCGGTCATTCGGACGGCGGCATCGTGGAAGCGCGCATACGCGCCCTGATGGATGACAGCTACAGCCGGGATATTCGCGTTGAATTGCACGAGGTCGAGGGCGAGTTGCGGCCTCTTCCCAATCTCTCGGACGAGATGACAGAAATGCATCTCGCGATGATGCGCGGAGAGTTGACAGCGGTTGAAATGAACCTGTCCATCGCCATCAAGGGAGCGCGTTGGCTGAATGTCGGAACGCGGTTCGAGCGACCGCCGATCCAATGGCCTTTCTATTCGATGCTGACCTTCGGGATTTCCGCCGGACTGCTTCTGGTGGCGATCTTCTGGTTTGTAATGACGCGCCTGACGCGTCCTTTGCGGCACCTGTCGAAGGCCGCGGACCATCTTGGCCGGGGCGAAGATGTGGGCGAATTGGCGGTCACAGGGCCGACCGAGGTCAGAGATCTGACCGTCGCATTCAACCGCATGCAACGACGGCTGAGCCGGTTTGTCAGTGATCGTACACGTATGCTCGCAGCCCTTGGCCACGATTTACGCTCGCCGTTGACTGCCATGCGTGTCCGCGCGGAGCTGGTTGACGAAGAAGAGACGCGGGACAGCCTCATCGCATCGGTCGAAGAGATGCAGAGTATGGTCGAAGCGACGCTCACCTTTGCACGCGGCCTTACCGGATCCGAAGGTGCCGAAGTGGTCGATCTGCGCAATTTTCTGGACAGCTTGTGCAGCGATATGGCGGCACACTGCACCTTTGCCCCGAGTGATGATGTTGCCGTGCGGCTTCGACCCAACGCGTTCCGAAGGGCACTGAGGAACTTGCTTGAGAACGCCGTTCGCTACGGTGGTGCCGCAAAAGTCAGCTGGGCGACCCACGGTTCGAACCTCGTACTCAACATCGATGACAATGGGCCCGGCATTCCCGTCGACCAGTTGGAAAAGGTCTTCGATCCGTTCTATCGCCTCGAGCAATCGAGGTCTCTGGAAACGGGCGGTTATGGGCTTGGGCTCTCAATCGCGAGGACAATCGTCCAATCCCATGGCGGCGATATCCAGCTGGTCAATCAGAACAGCGCGGGTTTGCGCGCTGTTGTCACCATCCCGTTGGATGAAACCGAACTGATCGAAGGAGAAACAGATGAAACTGAACGCGTTGATCCTGCCGTTGCTGGCCAGCTTGCCCGCCAGCATGGCGCAGGCTGA
- a CDS encoding SHOCT domain-containing protein, whose product MKLNALILPLLASLPASMAQADGPGSWTGHMWGSGYGFMGGFMMLAFWGALIALVVFLVFRLRDNGTRPPDSDAQEALRRRFANGEIDEEEFRRRKATLDE is encoded by the coding sequence ATGAAACTGAACGCGTTGATCCTGCCGTTGCTGGCCAGCTTGCCCGCCAGCATGGCGCAGGCTGATGGACCAGGCTCCTGGACGGGGCACATGTGGGGCAGTGGCTATGGCTTTATGGGCGGCTTCATGATGCTCGCCTTCTGGGGTGCGCTGATCGCATTGGTGGTGTTTCTGGTGTTCAGGCTGCGGGACAATGGCACCCGTCCCCCGGACTCGGACGCGCAGGAAGCGCTCAGGCGCCGCTTTGCAAATGGGGAAATCGACGAAGAAGAGTTCCGTCGCCGCAAAGCAACGCTCGACGAATAG
- a CDS encoding TniB family NTP-binding protein: MSATVPLLQADDAVRIAHVRAPRWVSHPAAGAAHDAMRLLLERPPSLRPRGLLLAGPYHNGKTMIAERFAVEHLRVAEQQKVWVIQTREGAGLSHFYASILSGLRAPQAAGWRSLARAGDQVDHLLERLKPRLLIFDEFHSALRGRREDVKAIFSFLRRIARVHDISPVLVGEIAIYDAVHDTDEMGSRFDTILIPRWAYDEDFATLLDSLEVSLPLANASDLSREPLAKIIHDLSEGLIGEVIEIVTRAAVAAISRGEDRITGATLSDLGYVPLSRRRNSALRHEMT; encoded by the coding sequence ATGTCCGCCACCGTCCCACTCTTGCAGGCCGATGACGCAGTGCGGATCGCCCATGTGCGCGCGCCGCGCTGGGTCAGCCATCCGGCGGCCGGCGCGGCGCATGACGCGATGCGACTGCTGCTTGAGCGACCGCCATCCCTGCGCCCACGCGGTTTGCTGCTTGCCGGTCCCTACCATAACGGCAAGACCATGATCGCCGAACGCTTCGCCGTCGAACATCTGCGTGTTGCCGAGCAGCAAAAGGTGTGGGTGATTCAGACCCGGGAAGGTGCAGGGCTGTCGCATTTCTATGCCAGCATCCTGTCCGGATTGCGCGCGCCACAAGCCGCTGGCTGGCGCAGCCTGGCCCGCGCCGGCGATCAGGTCGATCATCTTCTGGAGCGCCTGAAGCCGCGCCTTTTGATCTTCGACGAGTTCCACAGCGCGTTGCGCGGGCGGCGCGAGGATGTGAAGGCCATCTTCTCGTTCTTGCGGCGGATCGCACGAGTGCATGACATCTCACCCGTCCTTGTCGGCGAAATCGCGATCTACGATGCGGTGCATGACACGGACGAAATGGGCTCACGCTTCGATACGATCCTCATTCCACGCTGGGCGTATGACGAGGATTTCGCGACACTTCTGGACAGTCTTGAGGTAAGTCTGCCGCTAGCCAATGCCTCCGATCTGTCGCGCGAACCCTTGGCAAAGATCATCCACGATCTGTCAGAGGGGCTGATCGGCGAGGTTATCGAGATAGTCACCAGGGCGGCAGTTGCGGCAATCTCGCGCGGTGAGGACCGGATCACGGGCGCAACCCTGTCGGACCTTGGCTATGTGCCTCTCTCGAGGCGCCGCAATTCCGCTTTGCGTCACGAGATGACATGA